A stretch of Scheffersomyces stipitis CBS 6054 chromosome 2, complete sequence DNA encodes these proteins:
- a CDS encoding part of protein complex with Sin3p and Stb1p: DPNEFITYVIPDFNAVRYFQKAFIASGEFHLLEESTIYGFDIYLVEKWVNERKIGTVISTFTGNMSSKVSVMRFTIFKKQSKYYPLRFQEYLNELLLNHSKIKHMDEKDSNRMNTVDEDTRSLASHESQPATLATSDFSTNEVCFVTSLTSLPSDLNLVPIASGDSRSIETDFAVNSDLKKLQCTGRSSSLLADKLSDANEDKFRQMYKIYNFNIPVKFAIRELVNVIQICLFYFDLLDPKYCDGLLCNKTEEAILNWWNLIGLPHFNVKPNPKHGILHSRTVAAIISLVLSIKMRLHIIGGCDVPKDPFDFENFMLSIGQFQKQYKLEKRRKLDLETLNKLFTITNAKLIPDKSGSNSKQYHSPENSYDFQDNFYELTDSTSNVTIPRLSLSSPIQHRKNKSYYGMELKKLTNVVKSTVSDRINISNRDADEPAGGGRFRNRIAKLADSATPLDVETLDLEFLVKTHLTGKTLIRLFRGVGGATAASQTSSIDHSSSQIHLHHDHSHGSHSAHLDRRGNTVLADDIASRQYEFVSLRDRISQTQPSSSSQISDLSRYSRGLTKVKLGIQNRRNLLSSYNSNLWKNSSYAQQGSTRRDSHSSIESKKPSLISNTIVDSLLQIPTESLSDLSKTSSSNNGFEPTEEDESLDGPSPMLRFSRNLNRRNSFPFLLNKHEANLNLLVLTKKDNVIKPVLVEESHKLRKSASCSQIENYLLQKGDITLDTLDTFSDSYISSIGNLMKYDNLKKSFGDDSPLQESGLVSNTNIQRSYQLLNLELKKLNNVHHQMNANKVKVVDEDLIGHLKYDVHGLTTTIDRLCYETRIVVKRINELDENCKLMNVKLNDQSRGKLNKIVESLVNSRRFQEVFTPAEQSDLISKLGGSVEPLPSDTNKNQTFFSNMFESFVIFIFELFSYLSQLFKFDRANMNLERIRQSWVKLDPDRELIKSAYTMIGREPARDSVASIETLPSLSG; this comes from the coding sequence GACCCCAACGAGTTCATCACTTATGTAATTCCGGACTTCAATGCTGTGCGATATTTCCAGAAAGCATTTATAGCCTCCGGAGAATTCCATTTGCTCGAAGAGCTGACCATATATGGTTTTGACATATACTTGGTGGAGAAATGGGTGAACGAACGTAAGATAGGCACCGTAATCTCGACTTTCACAGGCAACATGCTGTCCAAGGTCAGCGTAATGCGCTTcaccattttcaagaaacagtCCAAGTACTACCCGTTGCGGTTCCAGGAGTACCTAAACGAATTGTTACTCAACCACTCCAAGATTAAACATATGGACGAGAAAGATTCTAACCGTATGAATACTGTAGACGAAGACACCCGGAGTTTAGCCCTGCATGAGAGCCAGCCAGCGACACTAGCTACTTCTGACTTTTCTACAAACGAAGTCTGTTTTGTCACCAGCTTAACGTCTTTGCCCTCAGATCTTAACTTGGTGCCAATTGCACTGGGCGACTCTCGGTCAATCGAAACAGACTTTGCAGTAAACTctgacttgaagaagttgcaatGCACAGGTCGCTCCTCTTCGCTATTGGCCGATAAGTTGTCTGATGCCAACGAAGACAAGTTCAGACAAATGTACAAGATATATAACTTCAATATTCCCGTGAAGTTCGCAATTAGAGAACTTGTGAATGTCATCCAGATCTGCTTGTTCTACTTCGACTTACTAGATCCTAAGTATTGTGACGGATTGCTCTGTAACAAAACGGAAGAAGCCATTCTCAACTGGTGGAACTTGATTGGTTTACCCCATTTCAACGTTAAGCCAAATCCAAAACATGGCATATTGCATTCTAGAACCGTAGCTGCCATCATCAGCTTGGTGCTCAGTATAAAGATGAGACTACACATTATTGGTGGATGTGATGTTCCCAAAGATCCGTTTGATTTCGAAAACTTTATGCTTTCCATTggtcaatttcaaaaacagtacaagttggagaaacGTCGTAAACTCGATTTGGAGACCTTGAACAAACTTTTCACAATCACAAATGCCAAACTCATACCAGACAAATCTGGCTCTAATAGCAAACAATACCATAGCCCGGAAAACAGCTATGATTTTCAGGACAACTTCTATGAATTGACTGATTCTACATCGAATGTCACTATTCCAAGACTCAGTTTGAGTTCGCCTATTCAGCATAGGAAAAACAAAAGCTACTACGGcatggagttgaagaagctcaCCAATGTCGTCAAGAGCACAGTCCTGGATCGTATCAACATCTCAAACAGGGACGCGGACGAGCCTGCTGGTGGAGgaagattcagaaacagaataGCCAAACTAGCTGATAGTGCAACACCTTTGGATGTAGAAACATTGGATTTAGAATTCTTGGTGAAAACTCATTTGACTGGGAAAACGCTTATTAGATTATTCCGCGGTGTAGGTGGTGCCACAGCTGCCTCACAGACTTCCAGTATTGATCACAGTTCATCTCAAATACATCTTCACCATGATCACAGTCATGGCAGTCATAGTGCTCACCTTGATAGACGTGGTAACACGGTTTTAGCCGATGATATCGCAAGCAGGCAGTATGAGTTTGTTAGTCTACGTGATAGAATCAGCCAGACTCAGCCATCGTCGTCCTCACAGATTTCTGACTTATCAAGGTACTCCAGGGGTCTTACGAAAGTCAAGCTTGGTATtcaaaatagaagaaacttgTTGTCGTCCTACAATTCAAATCTATGGAAGAATTCCAGTTATGCTCAGCAGGGATCAACTAGAAGGGATTCGCATAGTTCAATTGAATCGAAGAAGCCATCTCTAATATCCAATACGATCGTGGATTCTTTACTTCAGATTCCCACCGAGTCGTTATCGGATTTAAGCAAAACTAGTTCCAGTAACAACGGATTTGAGCCAACAGAAGAGGACGAAAGTCTTGATGGTCCTAGTCCGATGTTGAGATTTCTGAGAAATTTGAACAGACGTaattcttttcctttcttgttgaacaagcaTGAAGCAAATCTTAACTTACTTGTGCTAACCAAGAAGGACAATGTTATAAAACCTGTACTAGTTGAGGAATCACATAAACTACGCAAAAGTGCTAGCTGTTCTCAGATCGAAAACTATTTGTTACAAAAGGGAGACATCACTCTCGACACGCTCGATACATTCAGCGATAGTTACATCCTGAGCATTGGaaacttgatgaaatatgacaacttgaagaagtctttTGGTGACGATTCACCATTGCAAGAACTGGGATTAGTTCTGAACACCAACATCCAGAGATCGTACCAGTTGCTCAATCTTGAGctcaagaaattgaacaatgtTCACCATCAAATGAATGCCAACAAGGTGAAGGTAGTCGACGAGGATCTCATTGGCCATTTGAAGTACGATGTCCATGGTTTGACAACGACTATTGATCGTTTATGCTACGAGACCAGAATAGTGGTGAAGAGAATCAACGAGCTAGATGAAAACTGCAAGTTGATGAACGTAAAGTTGAATGACCAAAGCAGAGGCAAGTTAAATAAGATAGTGGAGAGTTTGGTCAATCTgagaagatttcaagaagtatTCACACCGGCAGAACAATCCGATCTTATATCAAAGTTGGGAGGTTCTGTCGAGCCCCTCCCTAGTGATACCAATAAGAATCAAACTTTCTTTAGCAACATGTTTGAGAGCTTTGTCATCTTTATATTTGAATTATTTAGCTATCTTTCCCagctcttcaagtttgatCGTGCCAACATGAACTTGGAGCGTATCAGGCAATCATGGGTCAAGCTTGATCCAGATAGAGAGTTGATCAAGCTGGCTTATACAATGATTGGACGAGAACCTGCTCGTGACAGTGTAGCTTCGATCGAAACATTGCCATCTCTCAGTGGTTAG
- a CDS encoding secreted aspartyl proteinase 7 (go_funtion pepsin A activity~go_process proteolysis and peptidolysis), which produces MKVFLSVALLAWLQLVIAEGFVKLPVQIKKGAREIAKSLSTLAPREATNNIVELDKTSGGYYVVNITVGTPPVPIAVELDTNLSDLWVLSPDSLACYNDACAQYGTFSIDGSSTWQTNNTAFNYQLVDDQADYHNIYGQDTIDFGNGLVLENATFAVANQSGSVIGTLGLSFENKEAATVKYANIPTLMKQRGYVKKSAYSLYVTDDAADAGSILFGGIDHAKYKGDLVSFDIVPENGDYNDLQINLTSVKICINGSCSEGPGPSSSSSKLISPTKLSSLELSSTKLSSSSTYGAVDTTCQSSADQTGSDLQFDWTFGAYKVPCYLLESNNSMIFNFDGKKEIQVPLSTFIFSKDTDEGVQCGLKISTTAPSSFDQGTFGVDFMRHAYIVFNLDDKTISLADVDYSEDEQISVIE; this is translated from the exons ATGAAggtttttctttctgtcGCGTTGCTCGCATGGCTACAGTTGGTGATTGCAGAAGGCTTTGTAAAGCTTCCTGttcaaatcaagaaggGTGCTCGGgagattgcaaaaagtcTCAGTACATTAGCACCCAGGGAAGCGACGAATAATATTGTTGAATTAGATAAAACTTCTGGGGGTTATTATGTTGTTAATATCACTGTTGGTACTCCTCCGGTACCAATTGCAGTAGAACTAGACACTAACCTATCGGATTTATGGGTTCTTAGTCCAGATTCTTTGGCATGCTATAATGACGCATGTGCCCAATATGGAACCTTCAGCATTGATGGGTCGTCGACTTGGCAAACTAATAATACTGCGTTCAATTACCAGCTAGTGGATGATCAAGCAGATTACCACAATATTTATGGACAGGACACCATTGATTTTGGAAACGGATTGGTATTGGAGAATGCAACATTTGCTGTAGCCAATCAATCAGGCTCTGTTATTGGTACTTTGGGTCTTTCCTTTGAGAACAAAGAAGCTGCAACTGTGAAATATGCGAATATACCCACTTTGATGAAACAACGTGGTTATGTCAAAAAGTCTGCTTATTCCTTATATGTCACTGATGATGCTGCTGATGCTGGTTCTATTTTGTTTGGGGGAATTGACCATGCAAAATACAAGGGAGATTTAGTATcttttgatattgttcCTGAGAACGGTGACTACAATGATTTGCAAATAAACCTAACTTCAGTCAAAATCTGCATCAATGGCTCCTGTTCTGAGGGTCCAGGTCCAAGttcaagctcttcaaaATTGATCTCTCCCACGAAACTTTCCTCCTTGGAACTATCAAGCACTAAATTATCATCTTCTAGTACTTATGGTGCAGTGGATACTACTTGCCAATCTTCAGCTGACCAAACAGGTTCtg ATCTTCAATTCGACTGGACCTTTGGAGCGTACAAAGTTCCGTGTTATTTGTTAGAGAGCAACAATTCTAtgattttcaactttgatGGTAAGAAAGAAATCCAGGTTCCTTTGAGCACGTTTATCTTTTCTAAAGATACTGACGAAGGAGTTCAGTGTGGTTTGAAGATCCTGACTACTGCTCCATCAAGTTTTGATCAGGGAACCTTTGGAGTTGACTTTATGAGACATGCGTACATTGTGTTCAATTTGGATGATAAGACTATCTCCCTTGCTGATGTAGACtattctgaagatgaacaaaTCTCTGTGATAGAGTAA
- a CDS encoding predicted protein, with translation MDKPFDEIQAISTLLHGLTSGLADSAERINNIQTLTEKLVDKEKYEEFIKDTQVDFPDDLNGKPIEEQEELLIRQLEKDRLDMVLELQRHDFIGEKLLELIDQNEDIVETVKEYLQSKDSIRREEEEYAKKRFENYAENILQPTIDQLDTNLFDLYTGMHKVQEHLKEFTEISEETNNTMVSPQYQSDLNMLVSRLNEMVHKFEESAIAK, from the coding sequence ATGGACAAACCTTTTGACGAGATCCAGGCAATCTCCACGCTTCTTCATGGACTAACGTCAGGTCTTGCAGACTCGGCCGAACGAATCAACAACATCCAAACACTCACTGAGAAACTtgtagacaaagaaaagtatGAAGAATTTATCAAAGATACGCAAGTCGACTTTCCAGATGATTTGAATGGAAAGCCAATAGAAGAACAAGAGGAGCTTTTGATACGGCAGCTCGAAAAAGATAGATTGGATATGGTTCTAGAACTACAAAGACACGACTTCATAGGTGAAAAGTTGCTAGAACTTATCGACCAGAATGAGGATATCGTAGAGACTGTAAAGGAATATCTTCAGTCAAAAGACTCCATTcgaagagaagaagaggagtACGCCAAAAAAAGGTTCGAAAATTATGCAGAAAACATCCTCCAACCCACAATTGACCAGCTAGACACAAACTTGTTTGACTTATATACTGGTATGCATAAGGTCCAGGAACACTTAAAGGAGTTCACTGAAATCTCAGAGGAAACGAACAATACCATGGTATCGCCCCAGTATCAGTCTGATTTGAATATGTTGGTATCTCGTTTGAATGAAATGGTCcacaaatttgaagaatctgcTATAGCTAAGTAA
- the GAP1.7 gene encoding general amino acid permease (go_component membrane~go_process transport), whose translation MVSSLASGQSSDTGSEYSEYSVYSRSYHPRDLFYDFIDSFKPFDYSVLPPIYNTEDTLVSDKSVLHPNHPQFDYSHLTELERAALVTATSPLSKHLKTRHLTLISLGGAIGTGLFIGSASSLSHAGPLGMLLVWIFIGSITFTTMSSLSELATAFPIAGSFVTFTTLFIDASCGFAIAWNYALQWLVTMPLELVAVSMTFSYWNTDVHPAVYVAIFYVVIVVINLFGVKGYGEAESLFSIIKIIAVIGFNILSIIIVTGGVPGQPYIGGKYWHKPEGGLFNTVEPFKQCCYIIANASFAYAGVEIFALAAVESKQPKKSINSARKQIFYRILVFYICSLVMIGLLVPYTDERLLGTNTKAGNIGVDINTSPFVIAIKNANIRALPTIMNIVIIITVVSVGNASVYGSSRALCALGALRQGPSILNFIDRRGRPMAGLLVQFAFGLLAFLVAIPGPSVTTQIFNWLLSLSGLSILFTYLSINICHLRFRRALNVRARLPQDELVYTSPVWVSWYAIICIITVLGLQFWAALFPPGNHAADWESFLTIYLGLPVLILFYICHKIYAKIFLKVPLTKFWLTAEEIDIDTGRRQIDMEALKQEIAEERLSFQSKPLYYKVFRFFC comes from the exons ATGGTATCTTCACTAGCATCGGGCCAGTCCTCCGATACCGGCTCGGAGTATTCAGAATACTCCGTCTACTCCAGAAGTTACCATCCCAGGGACTTGTTCTACGACTTCATCGACTCGTTCAAGCCCTTCGACTACTCCGTCTTACCACCTATATACAATACTGA AGACACCCTTGTGTCAGACAAACTGGTCCTTCACCCCAACCACCCACAATTTGATTATTCACATCTCACAGAGCTTGAGAGAGCGGCTTTGGTCACGGCAACATCGCCCCTTTCAAAGCACTTGAAAACTCGTCATTTGACCCTTATCTCCCTTGGTGGTGCTATCGGTACCGGGCTCTTCATAGGTCTGGCTCTGTCCTTGAGCCATGCTGGCCCTCTAGGAATGCTCTTGGTGTGGATCTTTATCGGCTCGATCACCTTCACGACGATGTCGTCACTTTCAGAATTAGCAACTGCTTTTCCTATTGCTGGTTCCTTTGTCACATTCACCACATTATTCATAGATGCCTCCTGTGGCTTCGCTATAGCTTGGAACTATGCCTTACAGTGGTTGGTAACCATGCCTCTAGAACTTGTTGCAGTCTCGATGACATTCTCCTATTGGAATACAGATGTTCATCCGGCTGTGTATGTTGCCATCTTCTACGTAGTCATTGTAgtgatcaacttgttcgGTGTAAAAGGATACGGTGAGGCAGAGTCCTTGTTCAGTATTATCAAAATTATAGCCGTCATCGgcttcaacatcttgtcCATCATTATAGTCACCGGGGGTGTCCCTGGACAACCCTACATCGGAGGCAAGTACTGGCATAAACCAGAAGGAGGGTTATTTAACACTGTGGAGCCATTTAAACAATGCTGCTACATCATTGCTAATGCCTCGTTTGCCTACGCTGGGGTAGAGATCTTTGCCCTTGCGGCAGTAGAAAGTAAGCAGCCTAAGAAATCGATCAACAGCGCCAGAAAGCAGATTTTCTACCGTATTCTTGTTTTTTACATCTGTTCGCTTGTAATGATTGGTTTGCTTGTGCCCTACACAGACGAGAGATTGTTGGGAACTAACACTAAGGCCGGCAACATTGGAGTTGATATCAACACCTCTCCATTTGTAATTGCAATCAAAAACGCAAACATCAGAGCATTGCCTACTATCATGAACATCGTGATTATAATCACTGTTGTATCAGTTGGAAATGCCAGTGTGTATGGCTCTTCTCGTGCCTTGTGTGCACTTGGAGCCTTGAGACAGGGTCCTTCTATTTTGAACTTTATAGATCGTAGAGGTAGACCAATGGCTGGACTTCTAGTCCAGTTTGCCTTTGGATTGTTAGCCTTCTTGGTAGCAATTCCTGGCCCCAGTGTAACGACTCAGATCTTCAACTGGCTCTTAAGTTTGTCTGGTCTCAGTATCTTGTTCACGTATTTGTCGATTAACATCTGCCACTTGAGATTCCGCAGGGCTTTGAATGTCAGAGCCAGACTTCCTCAGGATGAACTTGTCTACACTTCACCAGTGTGGGTATCGTGGTATGCCATCATCTGCATCATAACTGTGTTGGGATTGCAGTTCTGGGCAGCTTTGTTCCCACCAGGCAACCACGCAGCAGATTGGGAGAGCTTCTTGACCATATACTTGGGGTTGCCTGTGTTGATTTTGTTCTACATATGTCACAAGATCTATGccaaaatcttcttgaaggtGCCATTGACTAAGTTTTGGCtcactgctgaagaaatagaTATCGACactggaagaagacagatTGACATGGAAGCATTGAAGCAAGAGATTGCTGAAGAGAGATTGAGCTTCCAATCCAAACCATTGTATTATAAGGTGTTCCGGTTTTTCTGCTAG
- the DAL4.3 gene encoding allantoin permease (go_component membrane~go_funtion nucleobase transporter activity~go_process nucleobase, nucleoside, nucleotide and nucleic acid transport) gives MDSKVEKINTVVSEERGSVEDSYTEYDELTFWQRLVRKLEVQPKGDLTHSQMFLYNYDLRPVEAERRQWAWYNYVFFWVADSFNINTWQIAATGIQQGGMNWWQTWISVWIGYTFTGIFVSQASRVGLFYHISFPVSIRSSFGIYGSLWPVINRVVMSAVWYAVQCSVAGPCVEVMLRAIFGQNLDKTMPNGIKDKDLTTFKFLCFFLFWLFSLPFLWFPPHKVRHLFTVKAYVVPVAGIAFLVWTIVKAGGIGPVVHQPATVSGSKLGWAFVASTMNSLANFATLIVNAPDFSRFSTKPSWSMKYLVYTISIPTCFSLTSLIGILVTSASSNMYGETYWSPLDVLSRFLDNYTSGNRAGVFLLGLAFALAQLGTNISANSLSFGTDVTAIMPRFMSIRRGSYLCAAIALAVCPWKLTSSSSMFTTYLSAYSVFLSSIAGVVSCDYYHVRRGRLFLTHLYSMTAPGSSAPSIYKYNALGINLRAFVAYVGGILPNIVGFVGATETHKVPIGATKVYQLNFFVGFISSYVLYYLLCYFFPVAGAPNLGPFEKGWYEKHAEVEDFEDELTGKIVDPDNIPEVAFSTSYTSGKYDVKSL, from the coding sequence ATGGAttcaaaagttgaaaagatcAATACCGTAGTCTCTGAAGAGAGAGGCTCTGTGGAGGATAGCTATACCGAATACGATGAGTTGACCTTCTGGCAAAGATTGGTGAGAAAACTCGAAGTCCAGCCCAAAGGTGACTTGACCCATTCTCAAATGTTCTTATACAACTACGATTTGCGTCCAGTGGAAGctgaaagaagacaatggGCTTGGTACAACTATGTCTTTTTCTGGGTTGCTGATTCTTTCAACATAAATACTTGGCAGATTGCAGCAACTGGTATTCAGCAGGGTGGTATGAACTGGTGGCAGACGTGGATATCCGTTTGGATCGGATATACTTTCACTGGTATCTTTGTATCGCAGGCTTCTAGAGTTGGTTTGTTTTATCATATTTCTTTTCCCGTTTCCATTAGATCCTCTTTTGGTATCTATGGTTCGCTCTGGCCAGTCATTAACCGTGTGGTTATGTCTGCTGTGTGGTATGCTGTTCAATGTTCAGTTGCTGGACCCTGTGTCGAAGTCATGTTGAGAGCTATTTTTGGTCAAAACCTCGACAAGACTATGCCCAATGGAATTAAAGATAAAGATTTAACTactttcaaattcttgtgTTTTTTCTTATTCtggttgttttctttgCCATTTCTCTGGTTCCCTCCTCATAAGGTTAGACATTTGTTCACAGTCAAAGCCTACGTAGTCCCAGTAGCTGGTATTGCCTTTTTGGTGTGGACTATTGTTAAGGCAGGTGGCATTGGTCCTGTCGTACATCAACCAGCTACTGTTAGTGGAAGTAAATTAGGCTGGGCCTTTGTCGCTTCTACCATGAACTCTTTGGCTAACTTTGCTACCTTGATTGTCAATGCTCCAGATTTCTCTCGTTTCTCCACAAAGCCTTCTTGGAGCATGAAGTACTTGGTCTACACCATTTCCATTCCTACATGTTTCTCATTAACTTCCTTGATCGGTATTTTGGTCACTTCTGCTTCGCTGAACATGTATGGTGAAACCTACTGGTCTCCATTGGATGTCTTGAGCAGATTTTTAGATAACTACACTTCTGGAAACAGAGCTGGTGTGTTCTTACTTGGTCTTGCCTTTGCCTTGGCTCAATTAGGAACAAATATCTCTGCTAATTCTCTCTCTTTCGGTACCGATGTCACAGCCATTATGCCCAGATTCATGAGTATCAGAAGAGGTAGTTACTTATGTGCTGCTATTGCTCTTGCTGTGTGTCCTTGGAAATTaacttcctcttcgtccATGTTCACTACGTATTTATCTGCGTACTCTGTTTTCCTTTCGTCTATTGCTGGTGTCGTTTCTTGTGATTACTACCATGTTAGAAGAGGTCGTCTTTTCTTGACTCACTTATACTCCATGACAGCTCCTGGGTCTTCCGCTCCATCTATCTACAAATACAATGCTCTTGGTATCAACTTGAGAGCTTTTGTCGCATACGTCGGAGGTATCTTGCCCAATATTGTCGGTTTCGTAGGGGCTACAGAAACCCACAAAGTTCCTATTGGTGCTACCAAAGTGTATCAGTTGAACTTTTTCGTTGGATTCATTTCTTCCTACGTATTGTACTACTTATTGTGCTATTTCTTCCCAGTTGCAGGAGCTCCCAATCTTGGACCTTTTGAAAAGGGCTGGTACGAAAAGCATGCAGAAGTGGAAGACTTTGAGGACGAATTGACTGGAAAGATAGTCGATCCAGATAACATCCCAGAGGTAGCATTCTCCACTAGCTATACTTCTGGCAAGTATGATGTAAAATCGTTATAG
- a CDS encoding predicted protein, with protein MLISRLRCPNRVVVRFFTGAARARKFTVPDDYKETHLNISAIPLSTCLKIWKRSLKPQRLNQLQHELVELMYPSNSEENKDVHREYKQVKIDKEGNHINEVSFSVVHDPSLSTKHVVFVHGYGASLGCFARNFQVINLLKNDKTHNYKVHFLDNLTFGLSSNPKLNNPFINKWWIAQAPKLKLHDSQIPTDPKKLYNKYYKLIDGYEIDVNEFKKYQSHYWPILKDLEHYHTSALDNWRAASGIDKIDYLVGHSYGGYWSASYSVRYPDNLKNLILLSPVGVERHAQAVTNDSVDSVPESIKVVKLKPSVDPTSFKFLTRIPILNSKHNFSWYYWLPFMPRFLKWLGPWGVSQYYKMWLSKLLKINKLIKKKGGASALFKSSNDLVYGTPKEVMLIVEYLYNSISRGSRSDVYIKNLLTPSTVSKWPLYDKFHDFFKNQPKNKFPIHLLYGQFDFMNAEAGEKLAHLINSKSDKETASFYKISEGGHNLYIDNPFETNQVIYEIVTGKNDK; from the coding sequence ATGCTCATCTCCAGATTGCGATGCCCTAATAGAGTCGTAGTAAGATTTTTCACAGGTGCCGCCAGAGCTAGGAAGTTCACTGTACCTGATGACTACAAGGAGACTCACCTCAACATTAGCGCCATTCCACTCTCAACATGCTTGAAAATCTGGAAAAGGTCGCTTAAACCACAAAGACTCAACCAATTACAGCATGAATTGGTGGAGCTCATGTATCCATCTAATCTGGAAGAAAATAAGGATGTCCATAGAGAATACAAACAGGTCAAGATAGATAAAGAAGGAAACCATATCAACGAAGTTAGCTTTCTGGTCGTACACGATCCAAGTCTTTCCACCAAACACGTAGTATTTGTCCATGGATATGGGGCTTCTTTAGGATGCTTTGCACGTAATTTCCAGGtgatcaatttgttgaagaatgacAAAACGCATAACTATAAAGTTCATTTTCTAGATAATTTGACTTTTGGACTCTCTTCAAATCCCAAGCTCAACAACCcattcatcaacaagtGGTGGATCGCCCAAGCTCCAAAGCTCAAACTCCACGATCTGCAAATACCCACAGACCCCAAAAAGTTGTATAACAAGTATTACAAGTTGATAGATGGTTACGAGATAGACGTAAAtgagttcaagaaatacCAGAGTCACTACTGGCCCATATTGAAGGACCTCGAGCATTACCACACTTCAGCACTTGACAATTGGAGGGCAGCTTCTGGCATCGATAAGATAGACTACTTGGTGGGTCATTCATATGGAGGCTACTGGTCAGCTTCGTATTCGGTCAGGTACCCCGACaatctcaagaacttgattttGCTTTCTCCTGTTGGAGTCGAAAGACACGCACAGGCTGTGACGAATGACAGTGTAGATTCAGTTCCGGAATCAATCAAAGTTGTCAAGCTCAAACCTAGTGTAGACCCTACctcgttcaagttcttgactCGCATCCCTATTCTTAACTCTAAACATAATTTTAGTTGGTACTACTGGCTTCCATTTATGCCACGGTTCCTCAAATGGCTCGGACCATGGGGAGTTTCGCAGTACTATAAAATGTGGTTAAGCAAGTTGctcaagatcaacaagcttatcaagaagaaaggtgGTGCATCAGCATTATTCAAAAGCAGCAATGACTTGGTCTATGGCACGCCCAAGGAAGTGATGTTAATTGTAGAGTACCTCTACAACTCCATCAGCAGGGGGTCTAGAAGTGATGTCTACATCAAGAATTTATTGACTCCATCTACCGTGAGTAAATGGCCCCTCTACGACAAGTTTCAtgactttttcaagaaccAGCCTAAGAACAAGTTTCCCATCCACTTGTTGTATGGTCAGTTCGATTTCATGAATGCTGAAGCGGGAGAAAAGTTAGCGCATTTGATTAACTCTAAGTCAGACAAGGAAACTGCCAGTTTCTACAAGATCAGTGAGGGAGGACACAACTTGTACATTGACAATCCGTTTGAAACTAATCAGGTTATTTATGAGATTGTTACGGGCAAGAATGACAAATAG